CCGCCGATGGCACGCGCGGCCTTCTCGTAGGCGCGCGCCTTGAAGGCGTCGCCTCCGGTGATCGCGATGAGGTCCGCGTACTCCTGCAGGAGCGCCTCGACCTCGTCATTGGGCCGGGCCACCCCTCAAGTGTGGGACCCGGCCGCGGGGAGAAGCAAAAGGCCCCTGCTGAGCAGGGGCCTCGCTGGTGTCCGAGGGGGGACTTGAACCCCCACGCCCGATAAAGGGCACTAGCACCTCAAGCTAGCGCGTCTGCCATTCCGCCACCCGGACAAGGTGTCTGTCGTGCTCGGGACCCTTTCGGCGGGGTTTCCCTCGCGGCGACGAAGGAAACATTACCAGGCTTTCGGAGGTGGCCGATCACCCCGGTCCCCGGCGCCGGTGGTGCGTGAACGGCGTGTGACGGGTGGGCACCGGTCTTGGGCCGCGGGCGGGACGGAGGGAGGATGTGGAGGACCACCAGCAGCGACAGCGCGGGAGGAAGCACGTGAGCGACACGGGCACGACCAGGAACGTCACCGGCGAGGACGAGGTCGTGGACCTCTGCCGCGAGCTGATCAGGTTCGACACCAGCAACTACGGCGACCACTCGGGCCCCGGCGAGCGCCAGGCCGCCGAGTGGGTCGCCGAGAAGCTCGCCGAGGTGGGGCTCGAGCCGAAGATCTACGAGTCGCACCCCGGCCGCGCCTCCACGGTGGCCCGCATCGAGGGCGAGGACACGTCCCGGCCCGCGCTGCTGATCCACGGCCACCTGGACGTCGTACCGGCCAACGCCGTCGACTGGACCCACGACCCGTTCTCCGGAGAGATCGCCGACGGCTGCGTCTGGGGGCGTGGCGCGGTCGACATGAAGGACATGGACGCCATGACCCTCGCGGTCGTGCGCGACCGGCTCCGCAGCGGCCGGCGGCCCCCGCGGGACGTCGTCGTCGCCTTCCTCGCCGACGAGGAGGCCGGCGGCACCTACGGCGCCCGCTACCTGGTCGACCACCACCCCGAGCTGTTCGAGGGGGTCACCGAGGCGATCAGCGAGGTCGGCGGCTTCTCCTTCACCGTCAGCGAGCAGCGGCGGCTCTATCTGATCCAGACGGCCGAGAAGGGCATGCACTGGATGAAGCTGACCGTCGCCGGCACGGCCGGGCACGGCTCGATGATCCACCGGGACAACGCCATCACCGAGCTGTCCGAGGCCGTCGCCCGGGTCGGCCGCCACAGGTTCCCGGTGCGGGTCACCAAGACCACCCGGGCCTTCCTGGACGAGCTGGGCGACGCGCTCGGCACCGAGCTGGACCCGGAGGACATGGATTCCACCCTGGCCAAGCTCGGCGGCATCGCCAAGCTGATCGGCGCGACCCTGAGCAACACCGCCAACCCGACCCAGCTGAACGCCGGTTACAAGGTCAACGTCATCCCCGGCGAGGCCACCGCGCACATCGACGGCCGCTTCCTGCCCGGCCACGAGGAGGAGTTCCTCGCCGACCTCGACCGGCTGCTCGGGCCGAACGTCCGCCGCGAGGACGTGCACGCCGACAAGGCCGTCGAGACCGGCTTCGACGGAGCGCTGGTGGAGGCCATGCAGTCCGCGCTGCTCGCCGAGGACCCCACCGCCAAGGCGATCCCCTACATGCTCTCCGGCGGAACCGACGCCAAGTCCTTCGACGACCTCGGCATCCGCCACTTCGGCTTCGCACCCCTGAAGCTGCCGCCGGAGCTGGACTTCGCCGGCATGTTCCACGGCGTGGACGAGCGGGTGCCGGTGGACGGGCTGCGGTTCGGCGTGCGGGTGCTCGACCGGTTCCTCGACGCGTCGTGAGGTCTGCCGGGGGAATTCGGGCGGCCGTGCGAGGGTGACTGAGAAGGGTGAATCGGACCATAAGCTCGTAGCCCCATTACTCCCTCCTCGTTACAGGTGATGCGATCCCGCACCTTGGGATCGCTTTGCCAACAAGGAGGAATAATGATCAAGAAGGTCGTCGCTGCTGCGGCTGCCACCGGTGGGCTGGTTCTCGCGGGCGCGGGCCTCGCTGTCGCCGACTCCGGTGCCCAGGGTGCCGCCGTGCAGTCCCCGGGTGTCGTCTCCGGCAACGTCGTCCAGGTGCCCGTGCACGTGCCGGTGAACGTCTGCGGCAACACGGTCAACGTGATCGGGCTCCTGAACCCCGCCTTCGGCAACACCTGCGTCAACCACTGACGCCGGCTCCCTGGAGGGGACCGTCGGTCCCGAGGGAGCGTCCTTGACGAGCCGTCGGCCTCGGAGCGCGCGCCACGCACTCCGAGGCCGACCGGCCTTTTCGATCGGCCCGTTCTTTTTTGGATCTCTTTGGATCTCTTTGGATCTCTTCCGGGCCGGTCGCTTATCGGGAAAACGAAGGCAGGGGGGAACTCAGCATGCGACAAGGGACCCGAAAGGGCCTGATGACCATGGCCGCCGCGACCGGTGTGATCGCCGCTGTGAGCGGCTACGCCCACGCCGACGCGGGCGCGTCCGGCGCCGCCGCCGGCTCACCCGGCGTACTGTCCGGCAACACGGTGCAGGCGCCGGTGCACGTGCCGGTGAATGTGTGCGGCAACACCGTGAACGTCGTCGGGCTGCTCAACCCGTCCGTGGGCAACACATGCGCCAACCACGGCGGCACTCCGGCGGGCCACGGCGGCTCCGGCGGCTCGCACGCGGGCGGCCACACCTCGGGCTCGCCCGGCGTGGGCTCCGGCAACACGGTGCAGGTGCCGATCGACGCTCCGGTGAACGTCTGCGGCAACAGCGTCAACGTCATCGGAGCCGGCAACGCCGCCACGGGCAACGACTGCGGCAACGCAGGCCACGGCCACGGCAACCCGCCCGGGCAGCCGGGACAACCCGGTCACCCAGGCCACCCAGGTCATCCGGGCCACCCGGGCCATCCTGGCCACCCCGGCCATCCTGGCCACCCGGGACACCCCGGTCATCCGGGCCACCCCGGCACCCCGCACCAGCCGGGCGGGCCGACCCACCCCGGCACCCCGGCGACCCCGCCCGGCCAGGGCGGGCACACGCCCGGCGGCCCCCACGGGTCGACCCAGGTCAAGCAGACGGGCGGGCACTCCGCCCAGCCGCTGACCGGCGCCCAGCTCGCGCACACCGGCAGCGATCTGCCGCTGGGTCTCGCGCTGCCCGTCGGCGCGGGCGCGCTCCTCGCGGGCGCGGTGCTCTACCGCAGGGCCCGGTCCATGGCCTAGCGGGCACGCCGGAAACGGAGCGGGCCCCGCCGGCATGGCGGGGCCCGCTCCGTTCAGACGGCCTGTCTCACCACGTGGCCCGCACCTGGCGGATGATCCGCCGGCGCAACCGCACCCTGCGGCTGCCGTCACGCAGCAGGCTCAGTCGGTCCAACTCCCAGTGTCCGTACTCGGCATGGTCCGTCAGCAGACGCGTCGCCTCCTTGCGGGACACCCCGCGAGGCACGTACACGTCGACAAATTCGTATTCCGGCATCGCATCTATTGTGCGGGCTGGGGCCCGGTACGGATAGCGTCTGCAGTATGTCTGATGCTGCGCAGCCCACCGCTGCCGAGGTACGCGCCGCCGCCGAGGCGATCAAGACCGCGCTCGACCGTCATCTGGCCGCGGTCGAACGCAGGTCGGGGGAGGACGACCCGGCCGTGCTGGAGGCGTTCAACCAGCTGGCCGCGGCCGCCGAGGTGTACGACGAGCTGCTCTACGACCGTTACGACGAGGTCACGCCCTTCGAGATCCCCGGTGCGGAGGAGCTGCCGCCGTACGCGGGCCCCGAGGAACCGCACGCGATCAGCGTGCTGATCCGCCGCGACTACGCCGTGGTGGAACCGCAGCGGCTGCTGGCGCAGGCGCAGCGGGTCGAGGCGGCGGAGTACGAGGCCCCGGGCGGCCTGTCCGAGGAGGCCGCCGGGACGGTTCCGGGCGCGCTCGGCATCCTGTTCGGCGAGTTCGAACCCGACGAGATCGCCTCCCGGCACAAGGAGTTCGGCCTGGAGGAGGGCGACTCGACGCTCTGGGTCACCGCGGCGGAGGAGGCCCCCGAGGCGGGGGAGTGGCTGGACGCGCCGTTCGAGCACATCGACCCGCAAGGAGTGGTGTGCCGGTTCGACGTCAGCGCGGTCTTCGACGACGAGGACGACTCCGACGAGGAGGACGACCTCGAATTCGTCGAGGACGAGGATGAGGTCGAGGACGAGGATGAGGCCGAAGACGACGAGGTCGAGAACGTCCAGAGGTGAGTGCGCCGAAGGGTGAGCGCCTCGAGAAGTGAGGGCGACGGCGGCCGGCGGCGCTGTGCGCACGGCGGTGCTGTGCGCACGGCGGTGCTGTGCGGCCGGAGGCCGGTGCGGCGCTGCCGGTTCCGCACCCCAAGGCTGGTCGCCGTTCCGGCCGCGGACAGCTTGCGCGGCCGGAACGGGATGCGCGGCCCGGGTCAGCTCAGCTCGCCGGCACCTGGGTGCGCAGCAGCGTCTGCAGCCGGGTGGTGCGGGGCTTGGCCGGGGTCTCCGCCACCGCCTTCGGCAGGGCCTGCTCCACGCCGTGCACCACGGACAGATGCCGCTCCGCCCGGCCGAACGCCGTGTAGACCCAGGGCCTGCTGAGGGCCTGCGCCGCGTCGCCGGGCAGCACCACGACCGCCGCCGGCCAGCGCGCGCCCACCGCCTGGTGCGCGGTCAGCGCCCAGCCGTGCCGTACGGCGCTCTCCACCCGCTCGCGGGGTACGACCACCGGGACGCCCGCGCACGTCAGGTGCAGCCCGTCCGCGTCGGCCTTCACCACCACGCCCGGCACCGTACGGCCCGGGGCGGGGGAGTAGGCGATCCGGTCGCCGGGGTCGAAGCCGCCGAAGCGGCCGGGGCCGGGGTTGAGGCGCTCCTTGAGCGCGGAGTTGAGGGCGCGGGTGCCCGCCGCACCGCCGTGGCCCGGTGTGATCACCACCGTCTGGTCGGGCGGTACGCCGATCGCCCGCGGCACCGAGTCCGCGACCAGCTGGACCGTCCGGTGCACGGCCTCGCCCGCGTCCCGCACCGGGACGATGACGATCTCCTTGCCCGGAGCGGCGACCTGGTTCAGCTCGCCGATGCCGATGCCGGAGACCAGCTCGCCGATCGGCCCCGGGTCGGGGATGCGCGAGGCGATCTGCGGGACGACGCGTGCGGCGAGGAGGTCGGCGAAGACCCGCCCCGGCCCGGCCGACCAGAGCAGCGCCGGGTCGCCGCTGAGCACCAGCCGGGCCCCGTCGGGCAGCGACTCCACCAGCGTCGCCGCGCTCTCCACGTCGAGCTGCGGCGCGTCCAGCACCACCAGCAGATCCAGCTCCAGCGTCCCGTCCGCGTCCCGCCCCGGCCCCTCCGCACCGGCCAGCAGCCCGGCGACCGTGCCCACGCCGAGCTCGGTGGCGGAGGAGGGGTGCGCGTGCTCCTCCGGCCCGGCGCCGGCGTCCGTGCCCGCGTCGGGCCGGGCCGGGGCTGTGGCCGCGAGGGTGGCGGTGAGGCGGCGGCAGCCGTCGGGAGTGTGGCAGACGGCGAAGGCCCGCAGGCCCGCGGCGCGCGCCGCGGCGAGCAGCGCGGCCGGTTCCGCGCGGGCGGCCTCTCCGCCGGTGTGCAGCACCAGCCCGTGTCCGGCGACCGCGCGGGCCAGCTCGGCGGCGCCGCCGGACAGGGCGCCCGCAGCCGACGCCCAGGCCTGCTCGCTCTCCTTGGACGGCGAGTTGACCAGCCGGGCCAGTCCGTCGGCGAGGCTCTCCTCGGCCAGTGCGTACCGCTCCAGGCCGACGAGGACCCGGACCGGGCGCTCGTCCTCGCCGTCGCCGCCGCCGGCCGCCTGCGGGGCCGCCGCCCCCGGCTCCTCCAGGGCGTCCTGGAACGCCAGGGCCTCGCCCTCCGCGAGCGTGCTCTGCACCGCCGCGTCCGGGTCCGGCACGCTCTGCCGGGCCAGGGCCGCGGTGAGCGTGGGCAGCTCCAGCGCGGTGTGCCCGGCCAGGGCCGCCTGCTCCAGCAGCCAGACGGTGATCGCACGGCCCCGCCGCTCGTCGCCCGGCCCGCAGGCGGCGCCGAGCAGCGCCCGCGCGAAACCGTCGGCCTGGTCGGGCCGTACACCGCCGATCCGCAGCAGCTGCCAGGGGTCCTCGCGCAGCACGGCGTCGGCGCCCTCGCCGAGCGCAGCGGCCACCTGGGGAGCGAGGGCCTCGGGCGCGCCGCCCTCGGCCAGCACCCGGCGGACGGCCTCGACGGTCTCCGGCGCGGGCGCGGCGGCCGGAACGCCCGCGGGCGCGGCGGGGACGGGCTGCGGGCGGCGCACGGGCTCGGGGGCCGGGCGGCGCGGCGCCGGCGTGGGCTCGGCGAACACCGCGGCCACCGGCTTCTCGCCGCTCTCCACCGCCCGCACCGCGGCGAGGAGGTCGGCCGCCTTGCCGCTGAGCTTGGCGCCGCTTTCGATCCGGCCCTTCTTCTCGGCCTTGCGCCGCTCGATCCGCTCCCGCTCGAGCCGCTGCGCCGCCAACTCGGCCTCGGCCTCGGACAACTGCGACGCGTCACCGGCACCGCCCTCGCCTTCGGCGTCGCCCGCGCGAAGACCGCCCCTGCCTTCGGCCCCGCCGTCGGCGTTATCGCTCGCGCCCGACCCGCCCTCCGCGCCGCCCGGGCCCGCGTCCGTGCCCGACCCTGCCTCGGCGTCGCCCGCGTCCGTGCCGCTCTCGGCGCCGCCCGGGCCCGCGTCGCTCTCGGCCCGGCCCTCGCGCGTGTCCGCGTCGCTCGCTCCTCCGGCCACGTCTGCCCCTGCGCCCCGGGCAGCCCCTGCCGCCTCCGTGCCTTCGCTCCCGGTGCCGGACCCGCTGTCCCCGGTCCCCGCAGGCCTCTGCCCCGCACCGGCGCCGGCGTCCGCACGGCTCTGCCCGGGGGTCGCCTTCTGCCCGGCGGTCTCCGGAACGTCCGGTGTCCCCGGCCCGGCTTTCTCCGTGGTCTCCGGCTCCGTGCTCACAGCGTGCTCCAGTCGTGATCGGGATAGCGGTGCACGGGCGCCGACACATCGTCCAGCGCCCGGCAGATCTCGTCAGGAAGACTAAGGGCCTCCACTGACAACGCCGCCGTGAGCTGCTGTGCGTTGCGCGCGCCGACGATCGGCGCCGCCACGCCGGGCCGGTCCCGGACCCAGGCGAGGGCCACCTGCAGCGGGGTGACCGCGAGCCCGTCGGCGGCCGTCGTCACCGCGTCCACGATGCGGCTCGCCGTGTCGTCCAGATACGGCTCGACGAACGGCGCGAGGTGCTCGGAGGCGCCGCGCGAGTCCGGGGGCGTGGTGTGCCGGTACTTGCCGGTCAGCACGCCCCGGCCGAGCGGCGAGGAGGGCAGCAGACCCACGCCGAGATCCAGCGCGGCGGGCAGCACCTCCCGCTCCACGCCCCGCTGCAGCAGGGAGTACTCCATCTGCGTGCTGGCCAGGCGGGTGCGTGTGCCCGGCGCCGCGAGCTGCCAGGTGGCGGCCTTGGCGAGCTGCCAGCCGCAGAAGTTCGAGACGCCCGCGTACCGCGCGCGGCCGCTGCCGACCGCTATGTCCAGCGCCTGGAGGGTCTCCTCCAGCGGGGTCTGAGGGTCGTAGGCGTGGACGTGCCACAGGTCGACGTACTCCGTGCCCAGGCGGGCCAGGGAGGCGTCGAGCGCGGCGAGCAGATGGCCGCGGGAGCCGTCGAAACGGCGGTCGGGGTCGGGCACGCTGCCGGCCTTGGTGGAGATCACCAGGTCCCGGCGCGGCACCAGGCCGTCCATCAGCCGCCCGAGCAGGTACTCCGCCTCCCCGTCGGCGTACACGTCGGCGGTGTCGACGAGGGTCCCGCCGGCCTCCCAGAACGCCTTCAGCATGTCTGCGGCGTCGTGCTCGTCGGTGTCCCGGCCCCAGGTGAGGGTGCCGAGCCCGATCCGGGACACGCGCAGGCCGGTACGGCCGAGATGCCTCTGCTCCATGCGGGCGAGATTACTGGCCAGGACCGGTGCGGTGGGTGGCCTGTGGACAACCGGTGCCCCGCGCCGTGGCTGGGCGGGTGGCGAGGCGCTAGTGTCACCCCCGACAGGGACGTTACTCACCGGTAAGAGGAGTCGGCGATGCAGCTCGGGATCAACCTCGGCTACTGGGGTGCCGGAATGGACGGGGACAATCTGGCCGTGGCCCAGGAGGCCGACCGGCTGGGCTTCTCCGTGTGCTGGGCCGCCGAGGCCTACGGATCCGACGCGGCGACCGTGCTGTCCTGGGTCGCCGCGCAGACCGAGCGCATCGACGTCGGCTCGGCCATCTTCCAGATCCCCGCCCGGCAGCCCGCGATGACCGCGATGACCGCCGCGACGCTCGACTCGCTCTCCGGCGGCCGCTTCCGGCTCGGCCTCGGCGTCTCCGGCCCGCAGGTCTCCGAGGGCTGGTACGGCGTCAAGTTCGACAAGCCGCTCGCCCGGACCCGCGAGTACGTGGAGATCGTGCGCAAGGCCATGACCCGGGAGCGGCTGACGTACGAGGGCGAGCACTGGACGCTGCCGCTGCCCGGCGGCCCGGGCAAGCCGATCAAGCTGACCGTGCACCCGCAGCGCGAGCACATCCCGCTCTACATCGCGGCGATCGGGCCGAAGAACCTGGAGCAGACCGGCGAGATCGCCGACGGCGCCCTGCTGATCTTCCCCTCCGCCGACGACCTGGAGGAGACCACCCTCAGGCACCTGCGCGCGGGGCGCGAGAAGGCGGGCAGGACCCTCGACGGCTTCGACGTCTGCCCGACCCTGCCGATCGCCGTCGGCGACGACAAGGACGTGGCCCGCCTCGCCGACACGTTCCGCCCCTACACCGCGCTGTACGTCGGCGGCATGGGCAGTGCCAAGCAGAACTTCTACAACCAGCTCGCCCGGCGCATGGGATACGAGAAGGAGGCCGCGGAGATCCAGCAGAAGTACCTGGCGGGGGACAAGCAGGGCGCCGCCGCGGCGGTCCCGCAGGACCTCATCGACCGGACGACACTGCTCGGGTCCGTCGACCGCATCGCCGACCGGATGAAGGCCTACGCCGCCGCCGGCGTCACCACGCTCAGCCTGTCCCCGGCCGGCTTCACCCTGGAGGAGCGACTCGCCTCGCTGCGGGCCGGCATCGAGGCCCTGGAACGCGCCGGCCTGGCCTAGGCACCGGCGGGAGCTTCAGCGGCCGTGGTGGGGGCTCGGGGGGTCTTCCCCGCCACGGCCGTCACCCGGAACAACGGTCCGGGCGCCGTGCGGTTACGACTCCGGCGTCGCTTCTTTCGGCCTTTCGGCCCAGCCGGCGCGCACCCGTGTTGCGGCCCCCCTGCGGCCGCCATTGACTCGTTCTTCGCGGAAGCCCGCGAAGGCGTCGCGGACTGCGGCGCACCGGTGCGCAGGCGTGCGGGAGAGGTGGCGTCCATGCTGTCGGCCAGGAGTCTGTTCCAGGAGATCCTCTACCACGACGAGTCGTTCCGGCTGTTCTGCTCCATCGCCGCAGGCGGGGAGTCCCAGGGCGGCTGGGAGAACGGGCGGATCGCGGCGCTGGTCCCGCTCGGCGAACGCGCCATGGCCCCGAAGATCGCCCGGCACGGCGCCGACGAGGACAAGCACGGACGCATCTTCCTCGCGCTGATGAGGAAGCGCGGTCTCACCCCCGTCGCCGTACCGCCCGAGACGGACTACACGATGCTGCTGGAGCGGCGCGGCATCGGCCTCGCCCACGACAGGCTCCGGCGGGACGAGCCGCTCACCGAGCGGGACATCATCGTCTACCTCGCCCACAGCCGCGTCACCGAACAGCGCGCCGCCGAGCAGATGAGGCTGCTGCTCGAGCACTTCGCCGACCACCCCGAGATCGGCCGGGCCGTCCGGATGATCGCCGACGACGAGGACAAGCACCTCGCCTACACCCACGAGGAGCTGCTGCGGTTCGCCGCCGCCGGGCACGGCCCGCTGATCCGGCGCACCCTGCGCGCCTGCGCCCTCGCCGAGATCCGCGTCCACCGGGACGTCAGCCTCGCGGTGATGGCCCACATGCGCCGCATCCTCGGCTGGTCCCGCGCCCGGTACGCCCTCCTCGCCGCCGGCATCCACGCCGTGTACGCCTACGAACTCCTCGCCGGCCGGCGCCGCATGGTCACTCTGCGCATGCCGGCCCGCCGCGACCCCCTCGGCGGCCCCGCCGCCTCCGCCCGCGAGTTCGCCTGAGCGGCGCGGAGCCGCCTCACAGCCAGCCGCGGCGCTTGAACAGGCGGTACAGCAGCACCTCCAGCGCCGCCATCACGAGGATCACCGCCGGATACGACCACAGCCAGTGCAGCTCCGGCATGTGGTCGAAGTTCATGCCGTAGATGCCCGCGATCATCGTCGGCACCGCGGCCATCGCCGCCCACGCCGAGATCTTGCGCATGTCGTCGTTCTGCCGCACGCTCATCTGCGCCAGATGGGCCGACAGCACGTCCGACACCAGCCGGTCCAGGGCCTCCACGGACTCGTTCACGCGCGCGAGGTGGTCGCCCACGTCCCGGAAGAACGGGCGCGCCTTGTCGTGCACGAACGGCACGGGGGCGCCGAACTGCCCGGTGCCCGCCAGCCGGCTCAGCGGCAGCGCCAGCGGGCCGGTGGCCCGGCGGAACTCCAGCACCTGCCGCTTGAAGCCGTAGATCCGCGACGCGGTGCCCCGCGAGCCGCCGCCCTCCGGCAGGAACACCTCCGCCTCCAGCTCCTCCAGGTCGGTCCCCAGCTCCGTCGCCACCTCCAGATAGTGGTCGACGATCGCGTCGGAGATCGCGTACAGCACGGCGGTCGGACCCTTGTCCAGCATGTCCGGCTCGTCCTCCAGCCGGCGCCGCACGGCCGCCAGCGGCGAGCCCTCGCCGTGACGGACGGTGACCACGAAGCAGTCGCCGACGAAGACCATGATCTCGCCTGCCGAGACGGTGTCGCTGCGCGGCTCGTACACGACCGGTTTCAGCACCATGAACAGCGAGTCGTCGTACACCTCGAGCTTGGGCCGCTGATGCGCCTTGAGGGCGTCCTCCACGGCCAGCGGATGCAGCCCGAACTCCTGCGTGACCAGGTCGAACTCCCGCTCGGACGGTTCGTGCAGACCGATCCACACGAACCCGCCGGCCGCGCGAGCATCGGCCAGCGCGTCGGAGAAGTCGTCCGGTCCCTCGGTACGGTGCCCGTGCCGGTAGATGGCGCAGTCGACGATCACGGAGCGCATTCTCCCTTCGGCCGTTCCCCGGTTCATGTGCTGATACCCCTACGCTGGGCGGCATGCCCACGCTGATCCTCGTCCGGCACGGACGCTCCACCGCCAACACCTCCGGTGTCCTCGCCGGCTGGACGCCGGGCGTCGCCCTGGACGAGCGCGGCGCCGCCCAGGCCGCCGCCCTGCCCGCACGGCTCGCCGCCCTGCCGATCTCCGAGGTCGTCACCAGCCCCCTGCAGCGCTGCCAGGAGACCGTGCGGCCGCTGCTCGAGGCCCGCCCCGGCCTGCGCGCCCACACCGACGAGCGGATCGGGGAGTGCCACTACGGCGACTGGTCCGGCCGCAAGCTCGCCGAGCTCAAGGACGAGCCGCTGATGGAGGTCGTCCAGGCCCACCCGTCGGCCGCCGCCTTCCCCGGCGGTGAGTCGATGCGCGCCATGCAGACCCGCGCCGCCGAGGCCGTACGCGAGTGGAACGCGCGCGTGGAGCGCGACCACGGCGCCGACGCCGTGTATCTCATGTGCTCCCACGGTGACATCATCAAGTCCCTCGTCGCCGACGCCCTCGGACTGCACCTCGACCTCTTTCAGCGGATCTCCGTGGAACCGTGTTCCGTCACCGCGATCCGCTACACCCGGTTGCGGCCATTTCTCGTTCGCCTCGGCGACACCGGGGATTTCGCTTCCCTCGCCCCGCGCGAGGAACCTGGTGAGGGCGACGCACCGGTCGGAGGCGGTGCGGGCGCACCGTGATCGTCGGCCGCAGTAGGGTGAAGCGATCCGCACCGTCGCCGATCCGCTGTGGCCCGCAGCCCCGAACCACTCGAACCCACTCTCACTGGAGACAGGACGTGTCCCGTCAGGTGTTCCTCTACGACCAGCCGGACCGCTTCGTGGCCGGCACGGTCGGACTGCCCGGACGCCGTACGTTCTTCCTCCAGGCCACCGCAGGCTCCCGGGTGACCAGCGTGGCTCTGGAGAAGACCCAGGTCGCCGCGCTCGCCGAGCGCATGGACGAACTGCTCGACGAGGTCGTACGGCGCAGTGGCGGCAGCGCCGCCGTCCCCGCCGTGGCACCCACCGAGATCGCCGACACCGCCCCGCTGGAGACCCCCATCGAGGAGGAGTTCCGGGTCGGCACCATGGCGCTGGCCTGGGACGGCGAGGAACAGCGCATGATCGTCGAGGCGCAGGCCCTGGTGGAGCTGGACGCCGACACCGAGGAGGACCTCGCCGAGGCCGAGGAGCGGCTGCTCCAGGACGAGGAGAACGGACCCCCGATGCTGCGGGTCCGGC
This genomic interval from Streptomyces sp. NBC_00557 contains the following:
- a CDS encoding M20/M25/M40 family metallo-hydrolase; translation: MSDTGTTRNVTGEDEVVDLCRELIRFDTSNYGDHSGPGERQAAEWVAEKLAEVGLEPKIYESHPGRASTVARIEGEDTSRPALLIHGHLDVVPANAVDWTHDPFSGEIADGCVWGRGAVDMKDMDAMTLAVVRDRLRSGRRPPRDVVVAFLADEEAGGTYGARYLVDHHPELFEGVTEAISEVGGFSFTVSEQRRLYLIQTAEKGMHWMKLTVAGTAGHGSMIHRDNAITELSEAVARVGRHRFPVRVTKTTRAFLDELGDALGTELDPEDMDSTLAKLGGIAKLIGATLSNTANPTQLNAGYKVNVIPGEATAHIDGRFLPGHEEEFLADLDRLLGPNVRREDVHADKAVETGFDGALVEAMQSALLAEDPTAKAIPYMLSGGTDAKSFDDLGIRHFGFAPLKLPPELDFAGMFHGVDERVPVDGLRFGVRVLDRFLDAS
- the chpH gene encoding chaplin ChpH, producing the protein MIKKVVAAAAATGGLVLAGAGLAVADSGAQGAAVQSPGVVSGNVVQVPVHVPVNVCGNTVNVIGLLNPAFGNTCVNH
- a CDS encoding chaplin; this encodes MRQGTRKGLMTMAAATGVIAAVSGYAHADAGASGAAAGSPGVLSGNTVQAPVHVPVNVCGNTVNVVGLLNPSVGNTCANHGGTPAGHGGSGGSHAGGHTSGSPGVGSGNTVQVPIDAPVNVCGNSVNVIGAGNAATGNDCGNAGHGHGNPPGQPGQPGHPGHPGHPGHPGHPGHPGHPGHPGHPGHPGHPGTPHQPGGPTHPGTPATPPGQGGHTPGGPHGSTQVKQTGGHSAQPLTGAQLAHTGSDLPLGLALPVGAGALLAGAVLYRRARSMA
- a CDS encoding DUF5703 family protein — its product is MPEYEFVDVYVPRGVSRKEATRLLTDHAEYGHWELDRLSLLRDGSRRVRLRRRIIRQVRATW
- a CDS encoding helix-hairpin-helix domain-containing protein, which codes for MSTEPETTEKAGPGTPDVPETAGQKATPGQSRADAGAGAGQRPAGTGDSGSGTGSEGTEAAGAARGAGADVAGGASDADTREGRAESDAGPGGAESGTDAGDAEAGSGTDAGPGGAEGGSGASDNADGGAEGRGGLRAGDAEGEGGAGDASQLSEAEAELAAQRLERERIERRKAEKKGRIESGAKLSGKAADLLAAVRAVESGEKPVAAVFAEPTPAPRRPAPEPVRRPQPVPAAPAGVPAAAPAPETVEAVRRVLAEGGAPEALAPQVAAALGEGADAVLREDPWQLLRIGGVRPDQADGFARALLGAACGPGDERRGRAITVWLLEQAALAGHTALELPTLTAALARQSVPDPDAAVQSTLAEGEALAFQDALEEPGAAAPQAAGGGDGEDERPVRVLVGLERYALAEESLADGLARLVNSPSKESEQAWASAAGALSGGAAELARAVAGHGLVLHTGGEAARAEPAALLAAARAAGLRAFAVCHTPDGCRRLTATLAATAPARPDAGTDAGAGPEEHAHPSSATELGVGTVAGLLAGAEGPGRDADGTLELDLLVVLDAPQLDVESAATLVESLPDGARLVLSGDPALLWSAGPGRVFADLLAARVVPQIASRIPDPGPIGELVSGIGIGELNQVAAPGKEIVIVPVRDAGEAVHRTVQLVADSVPRAIGVPPDQTVVITPGHGGAAGTRALNSALKERLNPGPGRFGGFDPGDRIAYSPAPGRTVPGVVVKADADGLHLTCAGVPVVVPRERVESAVRHGWALTAHQAVGARWPAAVVVLPGDAAQALSRPWVYTAFGRAERHLSVVHGVEQALPKAVAETPAKPRTTRLQTLLRTQVPAS
- a CDS encoding aldo/keto reductase, producing the protein MEQRHLGRTGLRVSRIGLGTLTWGRDTDEHDAADMLKAFWEAGGTLVDTADVYADGEAEYLLGRLMDGLVPRRDLVISTKAGSVPDPDRRFDGSRGHLLAALDASLARLGTEYVDLWHVHAYDPQTPLEETLQALDIAVGSGRARYAGVSNFCGWQLAKAATWQLAAPGTRTRLASTQMEYSLLQRGVEREVLPAALDLGVGLLPSSPLGRGVLTGKYRHTTPPDSRGASEHLAPFVEPYLDDTASRIVDAVTTAADGLAVTPLQVALAWVRDRPGVAAPIVGARNAQQLTAALSVEALSLPDEICRALDDVSAPVHRYPDHDWSTL
- a CDS encoding LLM class F420-dependent oxidoreductase, with amino-acid sequence MQLGINLGYWGAGMDGDNLAVAQEADRLGFSVCWAAEAYGSDAATVLSWVAAQTERIDVGSAIFQIPARQPAMTAMTAATLDSLSGGRFRLGLGVSGPQVSEGWYGVKFDKPLARTREYVEIVRKAMTRERLTYEGEHWTLPLPGGPGKPIKLTVHPQREHIPLYIAAIGPKNLEQTGEIADGALLIFPSADDLEETTLRHLRAGREKAGRTLDGFDVCPTLPIAVGDDKDVARLADTFRPYTALYVGGMGSAKQNFYNQLARRMGYEKEAAEIQQKYLAGDKQGAAAAVPQDLIDRTTLLGSVDRIADRMKAYAAAGVTTLSLSPAGFTLEERLASLRAGIEALERAGLA
- a CDS encoding ferritin-like domain-containing protein gives rise to the protein MLSARSLFQEILYHDESFRLFCSIAAGGESQGGWENGRIAALVPLGERAMAPKIARHGADEDKHGRIFLALMRKRGLTPVAVPPETDYTMLLERRGIGLAHDRLRRDEPLTERDIIVYLAHSRVTEQRAAEQMRLLLEHFADHPEIGRAVRMIADDEDKHLAYTHEELLRFAAAGHGPLIRRTLRACALAEIRVHRDVSLAVMAHMRRILGWSRARYALLAAGIHAVYAYELLAGRRRMVTLRMPARRDPLGGPAASAREFA
- the corA gene encoding magnesium/cobalt transporter CorA gives rise to the protein MIVDCAIYRHGHRTEGPDDFSDALADARAAGGFVWIGLHEPSEREFDLVTQEFGLHPLAVEDALKAHQRPKLEVYDDSLFMVLKPVVYEPRSDTVSAGEIMVFVGDCFVVTVRHGEGSPLAAVRRRLEDEPDMLDKGPTAVLYAISDAIVDHYLEVATELGTDLEELEAEVFLPEGGGSRGTASRIYGFKRQVLEFRRATGPLALPLSRLAGTGQFGAPVPFVHDKARPFFRDVGDHLARVNESVEALDRLVSDVLSAHLAQMSVRQNDDMRKISAWAAMAAVPTMIAGIYGMNFDHMPELHWLWSYPAVILVMAALEVLLYRLFKRRGWL